From a region of the Chthonomonas sp. genome:
- a CDS encoding MFS transporter, with protein sequence MTTPTERLRTTFHVALSSYWFTTHMLWGVLMTYTVAVIVKATASANPAQLTGNILGIGSIAAIVVPLLVGPMSDRCLSHLGRRRPFMLTGTIMSIVGLAGIGFAAHQLSIPLLVLGYLITNLGNNIATAAYSGLIPDLVPMDQRGTASGFMAALSQLGTLLGLIAGAFLGKVHQVPMLMALLAVILGLSLVATMTMVKETAITEAPPAIPPSKMLASLWEPMKHNDFRWVWITRALVVMGFYCIQPFLIFFSADVLRGSDPSKTTLLLGASVIVCASVSGLVGGMLGDRHGRKRIVIWANSLMAIICVGFAIATTVPTAIVAAAIFGLAYGAYYSVDWALGSDVLPNHADAGKDMAVWHIAMTLPQAVAAPLAGQMIAAFGSTQVQRGGEMVTSYPHAGYVTLFLVAGLFTGAGAVLLRKVRGST encoded by the coding sequence ATGACCACGCCCACCGAACGGTTGCGAACAACCTTCCACGTAGCCCTGAGCAGCTACTGGTTCACCACGCACATGCTTTGGGGAGTGCTGATGACCTACACGGTGGCGGTCATCGTCAAAGCTACCGCCAGCGCCAATCCCGCGCAGCTCACGGGGAACATCCTCGGAATCGGCAGCATCGCCGCAATCGTGGTCCCCTTGCTCGTCGGCCCTATGAGCGACCGCTGCCTGTCGCATCTAGGTCGCCGCCGCCCATTCATGCTGACCGGCACGATCATGAGCATCGTGGGCCTGGCTGGCATCGGATTCGCCGCGCATCAGTTAAGCATTCCGCTGTTGGTGTTGGGCTATCTCATTACAAACCTGGGTAACAACATTGCCACCGCTGCGTATAGCGGGTTGATCCCCGATCTGGTCCCCATGGACCAGCGAGGGACGGCATCCGGGTTCATGGCGGCGCTCTCGCAGCTCGGTACGCTCTTGGGTCTGATAGCAGGAGCATTCCTTGGAAAGGTTCACCAAGTCCCGATGCTGATGGCTCTGCTCGCGGTGATACTCGGGCTCTCGCTTGTGGCCACGATGACCATGGTCAAGGAGACCGCTATCACCGAGGCCCCCCCGGCGATTCCACCGTCGAAGATGCTTGCCTCACTCTGGGAGCCGATGAAGCACAACGATTTCCGCTGGGTCTGGATCACGCGTGCGCTGGTGGTCATGGGTTTCTATTGCATTCAGCCATTTCTCATCTTCTTTTCCGCGGACGTCCTGCGCGGCTCCGATCCAAGCAAGACGACCCTGCTGCTGGGGGCCAGCGTGATTGTCTGTGCGAGTGTCAGCGGGCTTGTTGGTGGCATGCTCGGCGACCGACATGGGCGGAAGCGAATCGTCATCTGGGCAAACTCATTGATGGCGATTATCTGCGTGGGGTTTGCGATCGCGACCACGGTTCCCACAGCGATCGTTGCCGCCGCAATTTTTGGGCTCGCGTACGGCGCGTACTACAGCGTTGACTGGGCGCTGGGATCGGATGTCTTGCCGAACCATGCCGATGCAGGCAAAGACATGGCGGTGTGGCATATCGCCATGACGCTGCCGCAGGCAGTGGCCGCCCCGCTCGCCGGTCAAATGATCGCAGCGTTCGGGTCCACACAGGTGCAGCGCGGCGGAGAGATGGTGACCTCTTACCCGCATGCGGGCTACGTCACGCTGTTCCTTGTCGCAGGCTTGTTTACCGGCGCAGGAGCGGTCCTACTGAGGAAGGTCCGCGGCTCGACCTAA